One part of the Chryseobacterium mulctrae genome encodes these proteins:
- a CDS encoding catalase family protein — protein sequence MEEYIKYSYEVEEIPENFDEYITTINNDIREYIKNTPNLSRATHHTRDAHANGYAVLKAEVEILDNLPKELAQGIYAKPGTHQAAVRFSNGSSRVLPDKLSGNAQGFALKIFGIDGKKLSPGEEDSPNVDFNLINNPVFFCNSAEHYVFISKLFLKLNDFFEKGALGKLEFATLWVTENKKAFPNFEALKELGALKTFEKIPSINSFLYEFYSMGAVRHGDYIAKVRVIPTEQTKNAITEKDIDLDSAEWPYRKGIIKEIAQKELTFELQIQLCKDLKEMPVNDLTKEWSQELSPFRTVAKITIPKQTVPEDGNFEIMENLSFTPFRTIEENSPIGNLQRSRQSAYVTSSTSRHELNHKKRKEPKNLEEAFSPEFYKL from the coding sequence ATGGAAGAATACATCAAGTACAGTTACGAAGTGGAAGAAATTCCAGAAAATTTCGATGAGTATATTACCACCATTAATAACGATATCCGCGAATACATCAAAAATACGCCAAACCTAAGCAGGGCGACCCATCATACAAGAGATGCGCACGCCAATGGCTATGCAGTGCTGAAAGCAGAGGTTGAAATTTTGGATAATCTGCCCAAAGAACTGGCGCAGGGCATTTATGCGAAACCCGGAACACACCAGGCAGCAGTTCGCTTTTCCAATGGTTCGTCCAGAGTTTTGCCCGATAAACTAAGCGGTAATGCACAAGGATTTGCTTTAAAGATTTTTGGGATAGATGGCAAAAAATTATCTCCCGGAGAGGAAGATTCTCCCAATGTTGATTTTAACCTGATTAATAATCCCGTGTTTTTCTGTAACTCGGCAGAACATTATGTTTTCATTTCAAAGCTTTTTTTAAAGCTAAATGATTTCTTTGAAAAGGGAGCCTTGGGAAAATTGGAATTTGCCACACTTTGGGTCACCGAAAATAAAAAAGCATTTCCAAATTTTGAGGCTTTGAAGGAATTGGGCGCTCTTAAAACTTTTGAAAAAATCCCTTCCATCAACAGTTTTCTTTACGAATTTTACAGTATGGGAGCGGTACGCCACGGTGATTATATCGCCAAAGTAAGAGTGATCCCAACTGAGCAGACCAAGAACGCCATCACGGAAAAAGATATTGATCTAGACAGCGCAGAATGGCCGTACAGAAAAGGAATTATCAAAGAAATAGCTCAAAAAGAACTTACATTTGAGTTGCAAATACAACTTTGCAAAGACCTGAAAGAAATGCCTGTGAATGACCTTACAAAAGAATGGTCGCAGGAATTATCACCATTCCGTACGGTGGCAAAAATCACAATACCAAAACAAACGGTTCCTGAGGATGGTAATTTTGAAATTATGGAAAATCTGTCTTTTACACCGTTTAGAACCATCGAAGAGAATTCACCGATCGGGAATTTACAGCGTTCACGGCAGTCAGCGTATGTAACATCTTCAACCTCAAGACACGAACTAAACCACAAAAAACGTAAAGAACCAAAGAATTTGGAGGAAGCATTCAGTCCGGAGTTTTATAAATTGTAA
- a CDS encoding Dyp-type peroxidase, which yields MALEFLKRIFNPNKVEIELNEIQALILRSRPIPYFGTVAIIEIKDAVAARQMLQKLLPIVSSAEDWHKNEGASVTLTFTYKGLEKIGVPKESLETFPESFKEGMADRSRFLYDIGVNDPKNWERVFKRSHIHIAAAIIANNEEAWKSKLEEFRSKLADNRGIEVILSHNFSVSEEVKNVFGFRDGISNPEIEGSGIEVPAGFDRPLKAGEFILGYPGEAGTIKPFPQPEVLGKNGSFMVFRKYQSQVAEFNQFVKENSSSPEEGELLAAKMVGRWRSGAPLVLAPEKDDKSLGDDMQKNNDFSFKNDEYGKKCPFSSHIRRMNPRDSKSFVLEDERLHRIIRKSVTFGDIVPPEVTKNDGKERGQYFIGISADAMGTLEFLQKQWANDGNAQNLGTEKDPMIGVQDEDALFSAPGEPLIKRYRGLQTYNIVKGGEYCFIPSISALKWISELK from the coding sequence ATGGCATTGGAATTTTTAAAGCGGATATTCAATCCCAATAAAGTAGAAATTGAGCTGAACGAAATACAGGCCTTAATTCTCAGAAGCCGCCCTATTCCGTATTTCGGAACGGTGGCAATCATTGAAATCAAAGATGCTGTGGCAGCCAGACAAATGCTCCAAAAACTCTTGCCGATTGTGAGTTCTGCGGAAGACTGGCATAAGAATGAAGGGGCATCGGTTACGTTGACGTTCACTTATAAAGGTCTGGAAAAAATCGGCGTGCCTAAAGAGTCGCTTGAGACTTTCCCCGAATCCTTCAAGGAAGGAATGGCAGACCGCTCCCGTTTTCTATATGACATTGGTGTCAATGACCCCAAAAACTGGGAAAGGGTTTTTAAAAGGTCGCATATTCACATCGCTGCGGCGATTATCGCCAACAATGAAGAGGCGTGGAAAAGCAAGCTGGAGGAATTTCGGTCTAAATTGGCTGATAATAGAGGCATAGAAGTAATCTTGAGTCACAATTTCAGCGTATCTGAAGAGGTTAAAAATGTGTTCGGATTCAGAGACGGTATTAGCAACCCGGAAATTGAAGGCAGTGGGATAGAAGTTCCGGCTGGATTTGACCGCCCGCTTAAAGCAGGCGAATTTATACTGGGCTATCCTGGAGAAGCCGGCACCATAAAGCCGTTTCCACAGCCTGAAGTTTTAGGGAAGAACGGTTCTTTTATGGTTTTCAGAAAGTACCAGAGCCAAGTGGCGGAATTTAATCAGTTCGTTAAAGAAAATTCTTCTTCGCCGGAAGAGGGAGAGCTCTTGGCTGCTAAAATGGTAGGTCGCTGGCGAAGTGGTGCACCTTTGGTTTTAGCTCCCGAAAAGGATGATAAATCGCTAGGAGATGATATGCAAAAAAACAATGATTTTTCTTTCAAGAATGATGAGTACGGTAAAAAGTGTCCGTTCAGTTCGCATATCCGCAGGATGAACCCAAGAGATTCCAAATCTTTTGTTTTGGAGGATGAACGTTTGCACAGGATTATCAGAAAAAGTGTAACTTTTGGCGACATTGTTCCGCCGGAGGTAACCAAAAATGACGGTAAGGAACGTGGACAGTACTTTATTGGCATTAGTGCTGATGCAATGGGAACACTGGAATTTCTTCAAAAACAATGGGCAAACGATGGTAACGCCCAAAATCTGGGAACAGAAAAAGATCCTATGATCGGTGTACAGGACGAAGACGCACTGTTTTCTGCACCGGGAGAACCCCTCATCAAAAGATACCGTGGTTTGCAGACCTACAACATCGTGAAAGGCGGCGAATATTGTTTTATCCCAAGCATTTCTGCTCTAAAATGGATTAGCGAATTAAAATAA
- a CDS encoding MlaD family protein codes for MNKNNIKLGLFVISGLILMMAVFFYIGSGSGIFTSKFELRAKFKNSNGLREGSNVLFSGMQAGSVKSVKLSERDDIEVIMLIDKDIAKHIDNSAKASIGTEGIIGNAVVNILPYGKPGRPVQEKEYLTADTKPGVDEILNTLSASNNNIHDISKSLKNTVHKIDSSQILKLINDKAFAENLKLSILKIRQSTENIENLSSTAEAIITSTRQGKGATGLLLANKDFESQLKQTFNNVNAASNNLNTVSNELITVGKNLQTFSKNIENGKGPVNALITDTVLTKNINNSLYNIEKGTEGFNQNMEALKHNFLFRGYFRKQEKKKRETEKQNLQR; via the coding sequence ATGAATAAAAATAATATCAAGCTCGGCTTATTTGTAATTTCGGGGCTTATACTTATGATGGCTGTTTTCTTTTACATTGGCAGCGGTTCGGGTATTTTTACCAGCAAATTTGAGCTCAGGGCAAAATTCAAAAACTCTAATGGGCTCAGGGAAGGAAGCAATGTGCTATTTTCAGGGATGCAGGCGGGTTCTGTAAAATCTGTAAAATTGTCCGAAAGGGATGATATAGAGGTCATTATGCTTATAGACAAAGATATTGCAAAGCATATAGACAATAGTGCCAAAGCCTCGATTGGAACAGAAGGCATTATCGGCAATGCGGTGGTCAATATTTTACCTTACGGGAAGCCGGGCAGACCGGTGCAGGAAAAAGAATATCTCACGGCAGATACCAAACCAGGTGTGGATGAAATACTCAACACGCTATCGGCAAGCAACAACAATATACACGATATATCCAAATCTCTTAAAAACACTGTGCATAAAATTGACAGCAGCCAGATTTTAAAATTAATTAATGACAAGGCATTTGCCGAAAACTTAAAATTATCCATCCTGAAAATACGCCAAAGCACGGAAAATATAGAAAACCTGAGCAGTACTGCAGAAGCCATCATTACGTCTACACGCCAGGGAAAAGGAGCAACGGGACTTCTCCTTGCCAACAAAGATTTTGAGTCCCAGCTTAAGCAGACTTTCAATAACGTCAATGCCGCCAGCAATAATCTTAATACAGTAAGCAATGAACTTATCACAGTTGGTAAAAACCTGCAGACATTCAGTAAAAATATAGAAAATGGAAAAGGACCGGTAAATGCCCTTATCACTGATACCGTTCTTACAAAAAACATCAATAACAGCCTTTACAATATCGAAAAGGGAACCGAAGGCTTCAACCAGAATATGGAGGCTCTGAAGCATAATTTTCTCTTCAGAGGTTACTTCCGCAAACAGGAAAAAAAGAAAAGGGAAACCGAAAAACAGAATCTCCAAAGATAA
- a CDS encoding oleate hydratase — MYYSNGNYEAFARPKKPANIEQKSAVLIGSGLASLAAAAFLIRDAQMEGNKIRILEELALPGGSMDGIWNEQKGYIIRGGREMETHFETLWDLFRSIPSLETEGVSVLDEYYWLNKEDPSFSHARVIENRGERLPTDGKLTLSQKAIHELIALVLLPEEKLQDVQIDQVFTEEFFQSNFWTYWATMFAFEPWASAMEMRRYVLRFIHHVGSIADMSSLRFTKYNQYESLIHPLVSYLESHGVTFQYDSQVQNILVENENGKKVAKKIEYIKNGNAESISLTENDLVFVTNGSITESSTYGDNHNPAPVADGIGGSWQLWQNLADQDDAFGKPEKFYKNIPEANWVISGSITFFDEKVIPYIEKITKKDPRSGSIVTSGPVTINDSNWWYGFSISRQPHFKAQKKNEVIVWVYGLYSHKPGNYIQKKITEATGIELCKEFLYHIGVPENEIAEIAQAANSIPCRMPYITSYFMPRALGDRPLVVPEGSVNLAFIGNFAETGKDTVFTTEYSVRTAMEAVYTLLDVDRGVPEVFASSYDIRVLLKSIYHLNDNKNLNEIEFPWLISILEKYGVKKIEGTYVEEILKEAKLL, encoded by the coding sequence ATGTATTACAGTAATGGGAATTACGAAGCATTTGCCCGCCCGAAAAAACCGGCAAATATTGAACAGAAATCTGCCGTACTTATCGGTTCTGGATTAGCTTCATTGGCCGCCGCAGCTTTTTTGATACGCGATGCGCAAATGGAAGGAAACAAAATCCGTATTCTGGAAGAATTAGCTTTACCCGGTGGCAGTATGGACGGTATCTGGAATGAGCAGAAAGGCTACATCATACGAGGCGGACGGGAAATGGAAACACATTTCGAAACCCTCTGGGATTTGTTCCGCTCGATACCCTCATTAGAAACGGAAGGCGTTTCCGTACTGGACGAATATTATTGGCTCAATAAAGAAGACCCTAGCTTTTCCCACGCCCGTGTTATCGAAAACCGTGGAGAAAGACTGCCCACGGATGGCAAGCTTACACTTTCCCAGAAAGCCATCCACGAACTTATAGCGCTGGTTCTTCTTCCTGAAGAAAAACTACAGGATGTACAGATAGACCAGGTATTTACAGAAGAATTTTTCCAATCCAACTTTTGGACCTACTGGGCTACGATGTTCGCATTCGAACCCTGGGCAAGTGCGATGGAAATGCGCCGATATGTTCTTCGTTTCATCCATCACGTTGGCAGCATAGCAGATATGTCCTCACTACGCTTCACGAAATACAACCAATATGAATCACTGATTCATCCGTTGGTAAGCTACCTTGAGTCCCACGGTGTTACCTTCCAGTATGATAGCCAGGTTCAGAACATACTTGTAGAAAATGAAAACGGCAAAAAAGTAGCGAAGAAAATCGAATATATTAAGAATGGCAATGCAGAAAGCATCAGCCTGACCGAAAACGACCTGGTGTTTGTTACCAACGGCTCCATTACCGAAAGCAGTACATACGGTGACAATCATAACCCTGCTCCTGTTGCTGACGGCATTGGCGGAAGTTGGCAACTTTGGCAGAATCTGGCAGACCAGGATGATGCCTTTGGAAAACCCGAAAAGTTCTACAAAAACATTCCCGAAGCCAACTGGGTAATCTCCGGAAGCATTACCTTCTTCGACGAAAAAGTGATTCCGTATATAGAAAAAATAACAAAAAAAGACCCAAGAAGCGGTTCTATAGTGACTAGCGGACCTGTCACAATAAACGATTCTAACTGGTGGTATGGCTTTTCCATCAGCAGACAGCCCCACTTCAAGGCTCAGAAAAAAAATGAAGTAATTGTTTGGGTTTATGGGTTGTATTCTCATAAACCAGGAAATTATATCCAAAAGAAAATTACGGAAGCCACGGGGATAGAGCTTTGCAAAGAATTTTTATACCATATTGGTGTTCCTGAAAATGAAATTGCAGAAATTGCACAAGCTGCCAACAGCATCCCTTGCCGTATGCCTTATATCACATCTTACTTTATGCCTCGTGCATTGGGAGACCGCCCATTGGTGGTTCCGGAGGGTTCTGTGAACCTTGCTTTTATCGGTAATTTTGCCGAAACTGGAAAAGACACCGTATTCACGACCGAATATTCCGTGCGTACAGCAATGGAGGCAGTTTACACCCTTTTGGATGTAGACAGAGGTGTCCCGGAAGTTTTTGCTTCTTCATATGACATCAGGGTACTGCTGAAATCCATCTATCACCTTAATGACAATAAAAACCTAAATGAAATTGAATTTCCTTGGTTGATTTCAATCCTTGAAAAATATGGTGTCAAGAAAATAGAAGGTACTTATGTTGAAGAGATTTTAAAAGAAGCCAAGTTGTTATAA